In Dermacentor albipictus isolate Rhodes 1998 colony chromosome 6, USDA_Dalb.pri_finalv2, whole genome shotgun sequence, the following proteins share a genomic window:
- the LOC135910485 gene encoding sodium-dependent proline transporter-like isoform X1, translating to MVKRTDESSGIDSLSTSWTADSFPDASHEMKLDVPTFINPGFQEDEKKAIEANGHTNGAVANGAVHPHAPMELRPVADEVDSSAPIERGQWGSKAEFILSCIGLSVGIGNIWRFPFLAYQNGGGAFLLPYVILMLLVGKPMYFMEVAVGQFTSLGPMSIWRCVPIAKGVGAAMVVVSLIVAVYYNVILAYTVFYMAQSFRSVLPWQDCFEWWGADPETCYVRTTNVERCVSVEGNLVREYMNITNVTNGVQIVANNLTAVVPTDVFTSRYDNCTNATQTASQQFWERYVLNITSGIDDLGVIRWDLSLCLLASWVVVFLCLMKGVKSTGKVVYFTATFPYLVLIILLVKGVTLPGAVEGIKYFIIPEWHRLLEIDIWRAAAEQLFYSLGISWGGIIMFGSYNKFSNAVHRDALFVSSMDFITSIIGGIVIFSVLGNMSTELGIDIKDVAKAGQGLAFVAYPEALSRLVVPQLWSFLFFFMLFLLGLDSEFALLETFLTAFYDEFPRSRRYKIPLTFGICLLCFLLGLPCVTQGGQYVLNLMDTYAGGGAVLFIAICEIVGLMWFYGMNRFCADLKLMLGHDIGWYWKASWLVISPCILGFLFIYGLAQHKPITYDDVVTYPSWADGVGWFLALLSMAQIPIWGVIVLLKNWKNPRKAFQPDRKWGPGDPIEMQLYRGQGGGVTNLGFQSRDAYHY from the exons ATGAAGCTGGACGTGCCCACGTTCATCAATCCGGGGTTTCAAGAGGATGAGAAGAAAGCCATCGAAGCCAACGGACACACAAATGGCGCCGTCGCG AATGGCGCAGTTCACCCCCACGCGCCCATGGAGCTCAGGCCGGTTGCCGACGAGGTCGACTCTTCGGCGCCCATCGAGAGGGGCCAGTGGGGCAGCAAGGCCGAGTTCATCCTGTCCTGCATCGGGCTGTCCGTGGGAATCGGCAACATCTGGAGGTTTCCCTTCCTCGCCTACCAGAACGGAGGAG GCGCTTTCCTTCTGCCGTACGTCATTCTGATGCTGCTTGTGGGCAAGCCCATGTACTTCATGGAGGTCGCCGTCGGTCAGTTCACAAGCCTCGGTCCGATGTCCATCTGGAGGTGTGTGCCCATCGCCAAGG GCGTGGGAGCAGCCATGGTGGTCGTGTCGCTAATCGTGGCCGTGTACTACAACGTCATCCTGGCCTACACCGTGTTCTACATGGCGCAGAGCTTCCGCTCCGTGCTTCCCTGGCAGGACTGCTTCGAGTGGTGGGGCGCCGACCCGGAGACCTGCTACGTGCGCACCACCAACGTG GAGCGCTGCGTGTCGGTGGAAGGCAACCTGGTGCGAGAGTACATGAACATCACGAACGTCACGAACGGCGTCCAGATTGTGGCCAACAACCTGACAGCCGTTGTTCCGACCGACGTCTTCACCTCGAGATACGACAACTGCACCAACGCGACGCAGACAGCCAGTCAGCAGTTCTGGGA GCGTTACGTCCTAAACATCACAAGCGGCATCGACGACCTTGGCGTCATTCGCTGGGACCTGAGCCTCTGCCTGTTGGCCAGCTGGGTCGTCGTCTTCCTCTGTCTCATGAAGGGAGTCAAGTCCACCGGAAAG GTTGTATACTTCACAGCGACCTTTCCTTACCTCGTGCTGATCATTCTGCTCGTCAAGGGAGTCACCCTCCCAGGAGCTGTGGAAGGAATCAAGTACTTTATCATTCCCGAGTGGCACAGGCTCCTGGAGATCGAC ATCTGGCGCGCGGCAGCAGAGCAGCTCTTCTATTCACTCGGCATCTCTTGGGGAGGCATCATCATGTTCGGCTCGTATAACAAGTTCAGCAACGCGGTGCACAG AGATGCTCTATTCGTGAGCTCGATGGACTTCATCACCAGCATCATCGGCGGCATTGTCATCTTCTCTGTGCTCGGCAATATGTCTACCGAGCTCGGCATCGACATCAAGGACGTCGCGAAGGCCG GCCAAGGTCTGGCGTTCGTGGCCTACCCGGAGGCCCTGTCCCGGCTCGTCGTTCCCCAGCTGTGgtccttcctcttcttcttcatgCTGTTCCTGCTTGGATTGGACAGTGAG TTTGCACTGCTGGAGACCTTCCTGACCGCATTCTACGACGAGTTCCCCAGGTCCAGGCGGTACAAGATCCCTCTCACCTTCGGAATCTGCCTACTCTGCTTTCTCCTCGGTCTGCCGTGCGTCACACAG GGCGGTCAATACGTCCTGAATCTGATGGACACCTACGCCGGAGGCGGCGCCGTTCTGTTCATCGCCATCTGTGAAATCGTCGGGCTCATGTGGTTCTACg GTATGAACCGCTTCTGTGCCGACCTGAAGCTCATGCTAGGACACGACATCGGCTGGTACTGGAAGGCCAGCTGGCTCGTCATCTCGCCTTGCATCCTAGGG ttCCTATTCATCTACGGTCTAGCCCAGCACAAGCCCATCACCTACGACGATGTCGTGACATACCCGTCGTGGGCCGACGGCGTTGGTTGGTTTCTGGCCCTGCTGTCCATGGCGCAGATCCCCATCTGGGGCGTCATCGTGTTGCTCAAGAACTGGAAG AATCCCAGAAAGGCCTTCCAGCCAGACCGCAAGTGGGGCCCGGGAGACCCCATCGAGATGCAGCTCTACCGCGGCCAGGGGGGCGGCGTTACGAACCTCGGCTTCCAGAGCCGCGACGCCTACCACTACTGA
- the LOC135910485 gene encoding sodium-dependent proline transporter-like isoform X2 codes for MVKRTDEMKLDVPTFINPGFQEDEKKAIEANGHTNGAVANGAVHPHAPMELRPVADEVDSSAPIERGQWGSKAEFILSCIGLSVGIGNIWRFPFLAYQNGGGAFLLPYVILMLLVGKPMYFMEVAVGQFTSLGPMSIWRCVPIAKGVGAAMVVVSLIVAVYYNVILAYTVFYMAQSFRSVLPWQDCFEWWGADPETCYVRTTNVERCVSVEGNLVREYMNITNVTNGVQIVANNLTAVVPTDVFTSRYDNCTNATQTASQQFWERYVLNITSGIDDLGVIRWDLSLCLLASWVVVFLCLMKGVKSTGKVVYFTATFPYLVLIILLVKGVTLPGAVEGIKYFIIPEWHRLLEIDIWRAAAEQLFYSLGISWGGIIMFGSYNKFSNAVHRDALFVSSMDFITSIIGGIVIFSVLGNMSTELGIDIKDVAKAGQGLAFVAYPEALSRLVVPQLWSFLFFFMLFLLGLDSEFALLETFLTAFYDEFPRSRRYKIPLTFGICLLCFLLGLPCVTQGGQYVLNLMDTYAGGGAVLFIAICEIVGLMWFYGMNRFCADLKLMLGHDIGWYWKASWLVISPCILGFLFIYGLAQHKPITYDDVVTYPSWADGVGWFLALLSMAQIPIWGVIVLLKNWKNPRKAFQPDRKWGPGDPIEMQLYRGQGGGVTNLGFQSRDAYHY; via the exons ATGAAGCTGGACGTGCCCACGTTCATCAATCCGGGGTTTCAAGAGGATGAGAAGAAAGCCATCGAAGCCAACGGACACACAAATGGCGCCGTCGCG AATGGCGCAGTTCACCCCCACGCGCCCATGGAGCTCAGGCCGGTTGCCGACGAGGTCGACTCTTCGGCGCCCATCGAGAGGGGCCAGTGGGGCAGCAAGGCCGAGTTCATCCTGTCCTGCATCGGGCTGTCCGTGGGAATCGGCAACATCTGGAGGTTTCCCTTCCTCGCCTACCAGAACGGAGGAG GCGCTTTCCTTCTGCCGTACGTCATTCTGATGCTGCTTGTGGGCAAGCCCATGTACTTCATGGAGGTCGCCGTCGGTCAGTTCACAAGCCTCGGTCCGATGTCCATCTGGAGGTGTGTGCCCATCGCCAAGG GCGTGGGAGCAGCCATGGTGGTCGTGTCGCTAATCGTGGCCGTGTACTACAACGTCATCCTGGCCTACACCGTGTTCTACATGGCGCAGAGCTTCCGCTCCGTGCTTCCCTGGCAGGACTGCTTCGAGTGGTGGGGCGCCGACCCGGAGACCTGCTACGTGCGCACCACCAACGTG GAGCGCTGCGTGTCGGTGGAAGGCAACCTGGTGCGAGAGTACATGAACATCACGAACGTCACGAACGGCGTCCAGATTGTGGCCAACAACCTGACAGCCGTTGTTCCGACCGACGTCTTCACCTCGAGATACGACAACTGCACCAACGCGACGCAGACAGCCAGTCAGCAGTTCTGGGA GCGTTACGTCCTAAACATCACAAGCGGCATCGACGACCTTGGCGTCATTCGCTGGGACCTGAGCCTCTGCCTGTTGGCCAGCTGGGTCGTCGTCTTCCTCTGTCTCATGAAGGGAGTCAAGTCCACCGGAAAG GTTGTATACTTCACAGCGACCTTTCCTTACCTCGTGCTGATCATTCTGCTCGTCAAGGGAGTCACCCTCCCAGGAGCTGTGGAAGGAATCAAGTACTTTATCATTCCCGAGTGGCACAGGCTCCTGGAGATCGAC ATCTGGCGCGCGGCAGCAGAGCAGCTCTTCTATTCACTCGGCATCTCTTGGGGAGGCATCATCATGTTCGGCTCGTATAACAAGTTCAGCAACGCGGTGCACAG AGATGCTCTATTCGTGAGCTCGATGGACTTCATCACCAGCATCATCGGCGGCATTGTCATCTTCTCTGTGCTCGGCAATATGTCTACCGAGCTCGGCATCGACATCAAGGACGTCGCGAAGGCCG GCCAAGGTCTGGCGTTCGTGGCCTACCCGGAGGCCCTGTCCCGGCTCGTCGTTCCCCAGCTGTGgtccttcctcttcttcttcatgCTGTTCCTGCTTGGATTGGACAGTGAG TTTGCACTGCTGGAGACCTTCCTGACCGCATTCTACGACGAGTTCCCCAGGTCCAGGCGGTACAAGATCCCTCTCACCTTCGGAATCTGCCTACTCTGCTTTCTCCTCGGTCTGCCGTGCGTCACACAG GGCGGTCAATACGTCCTGAATCTGATGGACACCTACGCCGGAGGCGGCGCCGTTCTGTTCATCGCCATCTGTGAAATCGTCGGGCTCATGTGGTTCTACg GTATGAACCGCTTCTGTGCCGACCTGAAGCTCATGCTAGGACACGACATCGGCTGGTACTGGAAGGCCAGCTGGCTCGTCATCTCGCCTTGCATCCTAGGG ttCCTATTCATCTACGGTCTAGCCCAGCACAAGCCCATCACCTACGACGATGTCGTGACATACCCGTCGTGGGCCGACGGCGTTGGTTGGTTTCTGGCCCTGCTGTCCATGGCGCAGATCCCCATCTGGGGCGTCATCGTGTTGCTCAAGAACTGGAAG AATCCCAGAAAGGCCTTCCAGCCAGACCGCAAGTGGGGCCCGGGAGACCCCATCGAGATGCAGCTCTACCGCGGCCAGGGGGGCGGCGTTACGAACCTCGGCTTCCAGAGCCGCGACGCCTACCACTACTGA
- the LOC135910484 gene encoding neprilysin-2-like, whose translation MVDVRCTPGRAAALTTVITLGLVTAVALHKLSKANQEDPAQSRAWNRTSSKQPRLLEIRGATKGLAQQRTITGRAAAAAAASAAAAMAPNIRRDWYPQSPDVAGRHRRSSPSLVCSREVCERQDAYVHARLDQQQEPCENFYAFVCSRSWAVRNAKPDDAPYRSQTTAKLMYDLPKTFKQYFQLKQKTYYEFPGTFISQALFFIPNCTSIYSRNGLGWDPWQELLGKLGLRGWPFPKVSPEWNVSGIAGFIDGSLGIFPFTEVRVVNEYAHDYSVQLDVPRTILRRHQLRHTNENLFNYSQVVAKALSILNVMENVELLAENIVILEMRLEEAAEMKTFVPPLARKRSLASLPQSQKWSWRDYVNVIFRYPLNKIDIVEALAPEYLTDVADIMDNTSYTTLANYMGYRTMVHLSPMLPDEAEFLVPLSRDKLVVGVGERFQACVHLLEDLFPFGMRMFTLMTLGGDNPLKYSTALDNQVEHMFNHTQNLMANLVQNAYWLNPVERVIAKEKILNVNFDFMGTNVRDLSVPALYYDPKAPPFDGLKLLQSFYAIQANTKRTYFDPWHRTMDLDNRHHVSSLHPDIEYTHGKNHLFMPYAVLAFLRGLSQSVEPLFVPIVAQFLLKGLFFAVDDRGASVDHRNRIIDWWSKATTEKYSHIRDCFFKQYREEMQLKLPDVDIVGDLAENIADNAVVPPLYDYYLSLLGMDTMTARRTRAPFGGFTLEQIFFVYYALSQCDHRSLAYAKRLLGFGETSPEIKVNIPLRNFAKFSEAFGCQPGNEMSPQDRCLVW comes from the exons ATGGTCGACGTCCGGTGCACCCCGGGCCGCGCGGCGGCGTTGACCACCGTGATCACCCTCGGCCTGGTCACAGCCGTCGCCCTACACAAGCTCTCCAAGGCGAACCAGGAAGACCCTGCCCAATCCAGAGCATG GAATCGGACGTCGTCCAAACAGCCGAGGCTTCTAGAGATACGGGGAGCCACAAAGGGCCTCGCCCAACAGCGTACCATCACCGGacgcgctgctgctgccgccgccgcctccgctgctgctgccatggcgCCGAACATCAGGCGCGACTGGTACCCGCAGTCGCCGGACGTGGCCGGTCGCCACCGGCGATCCAGCCCGAGCCTGGTGTGCAGCCGCGAGGTGTGCGAACGCCAGGACGCCTACGTGCACGCGCGGCTCGACCAGCAGCAGGAGCCGTGCGAGAACTTCTACGCCTTCGTGTGCTCGCGAAGCTGGGCCGTGCGAAACGCCAAG CCGGACGACGCTCCCTACCGGTCCCAGACGACAGCAAAGCTCATGTACGACCTGCCGAAGACATTCAAACAGTACTTCCAACTGAAGCAGAAGACCTACTACGAGTTTCCCGGAACCTTCATCAGTCAGGCGCTGTTCTTCATACCCAACTGCACTTCCATCTACAGTCGCAACGGCCTCGGCTGGGATCCCTGGCAGGAACTTCTCGGCAAGCTCGGTCTGCGCGGCTGGCCCTTCCCGAAGGTGTCTCCCGAATGGAACGTATCTGGCATCGCGGGCTTCATCGACGGCTCACTGGGAATCTTTCCCTTCACCGAGGTGAGAGTGGTGAACGAGTACGCCCACGACTACTCCGTGCAGCTGGACGTTCCGAGAACGATACTGCGTCGCCACCAGCTGCGACACACCAACGAGAACCTCTTCAACTACAGCCAGGTGGTGGCCAAGGCGCTGAGCATCCTCAACGTGATGGAGAACGTCGAGCTGCTTGCCGAGAACATAGTCATCCTCGAGATGAGACTGGAAGAGGCCGCGGAGATGAAGACGTTCGTCCCGCCGCTCGCCCGCAAGAGGTCACTGGCGTCCCTGCCCCAGAGCCAGAAGTGGAGCTGGAGGGACTACGTCAACGTCATCTTCCGGTACCCGCTCAACAAAATCGACATCGTGGAAGCGTTAGCTCCCGAGTACCTGACCGACGTGGCGGACATCATGGACAACACGTCTTACACGACGCTGGCCAACTACATGGGCTACCGGACCATGGTCCACCTGTCCCCAATGTTGCCAGACGAGGCAGAGTTTCTCGTACCACTCAGCCGGGACAAGCTCGTCGTGGGCGTCGGGGAACGCTTCCAGGCATGCGTCCACCTGCTGGAAGACCTGTTCCCCTTCGGGATGCGCATGTTCACGCTCATGACGCTGGGCGGCGACAACCCGCTCAAGTACTCGACCGCTCTCGACAACCAGGTGGAGCACATGTTTAACCACACGCAGAACCTCATGGCCAACCTGGTGCAGAACGCTTACTGGCTCAACCCCGTGGAAAGGGTCATCGCCAAGGAGAAGATCCTCAACGTCAACTTCGACTTCATGGGCACCAACGTTCGCGACCTGAGCGTCCCGGCGCTCTACTACGACCCCAAGGCGCCCCCGTTCGACGGCCTCAAGCTGCTGCAGAGCTTCTACGCCATACAGGCGAACACCAAGCGGACGTACTTCGATCCTTGGCACCGCACCATGGACCTGGATAACCGCCATCACGTGAGCAGTCTGCACCCTGACATCGAGTACACACACGGGAAGAACCACCTGTTCATGCCGTACGCCGTGCTGGCATTCCTGAGGGGACTGTCGCAGAGCGTGGAGCCACTGTTCGTGCCGATCGTGGCGCAGTTCCTGCTCAAGGGACTGTTCTTCGCCGTGGACGATAGGGGAGCTTCGGTGGACCACCGAAACAG GATCATCGACTGGTGGAGCAAGGCGACCACCGAGAAGTACTCTCACATCCGGGACTGCTTCTTCAAGCAGTACAGGGAGGAAATGCAGCTCAAGCTGCCGGACGTGGACATCGTGGGCGACCTCGCGGAGAACATCGCCGACAACGCGGTGGTGCCCCCGCTGTACGACTACTACCTCAGCCTGCTGGGCATGGACACCATGACGGCCCGCAGGACCAGGGCGCCTTTCGGCGGCTTCACGCTGGAGCAGATCTTCTTCGTGTACTACGCGCTGAGCCAGTGCGACCACCGGAGCCTGGCCTACGCCAAGCGGCTGCTGGGCTTCGGCGAGACCTCGCCCGAGATCAAGGTCAACATCCCgctgcgcaactttgccaagttCTCGGAGGCCTTCGGCTGCCAGCCGGGCAACGAGATGAGCCCGCAGGACCGCTGCCTCGTGTGGTAG